A segment of the SAR324 cluster bacterium genome:
GACTGCTGTCATTTACCCGTAATTTAAAGCATAGGCAACTCCATTGTTATATGATTAGAGTAGCGAAGCTGAATCTTGGTCCAGCAACAAGGTAGCATGTGAGACTGTTCTCAGGATGGAGCCTGGCCTAGATTCATCCACCGGCTCAGAAAGACAGGCCTTTACTGCCGAAGCCTTCCTCGCTTCAGGAACAATACAAAGGATGTGTACTGGAGACAGAAGGGCAGGAATTGTCAAGGTAATCGCTTGTTTTGGTACTTCATCCAGTGAATTAAAATGCCCTTCACCGACCTGCTGAAGCTGACTTTCTTCTGCTAGATCGACGATTTTTACCCAATGTGGGTCATCAAAATGTGCATCTGGGGGATCGTTGAAGGCGATATGCCCGTTTTCTCCCCACCCCATTGCGACAAGATCAGCAGGATGTTGACGAATCAATGCCTCATAGGCCTTGCAGGCGGAATCCACATCCGCAGGCTCACTCGGAATCGGATGAAAATGACCA
Coding sequences within it:
- a CDS encoding glucosamine-6-phosphate deaminase translates to MTTPDPQKRWLVDQLPVELYASNEELGQAAANKAQQILRETIDKKGFANLILATGNSQLTFLKALRSLGDVDWQKVRIFHMDEYIGINPSHPASFPLFLENHFLQFTNPGHFHPIPSEPADVDSACKAYEALIRQHPADLVAMGWGENGHIAFNDPPDAHFDDPHWVKIVDLAEESQLQQVGEGHFNSLDEVPKQAITLTIPALLSPVHILCIVPEARKASAVKACLSEPVDESRPGSILRTVSHATLLLDQDSASLL